The proteins below are encoded in one region of Terriglobia bacterium:
- the mqnE gene encoding aminofutalosine synthase MqnE, with product MATTVPTQARHGFQTDDSTLQPIANKVFARERLTFDDAVALYRSPDILAIGWLANHVRERLHGNVAYFNVNRHINPTNVCVAACRLCAFGRKKDAPGAYTMALDEAFQTAASGYSEAITEFHIVGGLHPDLPFQYYLDLISGLKERFPQVHLKALTMVEIAFLAKRAKLSIEETLRQLKNAGLDSLPGGGAEIFNERVRRVICDHKIDGDQWLDTARTAHKIGLKSNATMLYGHIENEEDRADHLIRLRTLQDETHGFQTFIPLAFHPANTPLQHLFVTTGMLDLKQIAIGRLVLDNFPHIKAYWQMLSPKIAQISLRFGADDIDGTVIEEKIYHDAGATTPQGMVRKELERLIREAGREPVERDTMYRPVTRTETSFTISV from the coding sequence ATGGCCACAACTGTTCCCACCCAGGCAAGACATGGGTTTCAGACGGACGACAGCACCCTTCAACCCATTGCCAATAAAGTCTTTGCGCGCGAGCGGCTCACATTTGATGATGCGGTCGCCCTCTATCGCTCACCGGACATTCTGGCCATCGGCTGGCTGGCTAACCATGTTCGTGAGCGCCTGCACGGCAATGTGGCTTATTTCAACGTCAACCGCCACATCAATCCGACTAATGTCTGCGTGGCCGCCTGCCGTCTCTGCGCCTTTGGCCGCAAGAAGGACGCTCCCGGCGCGTACACCATGGCCCTTGACGAGGCTTTCCAGACCGCGGCTTCGGGCTACTCTGAAGCCATTACGGAGTTTCATATCGTCGGCGGCCTGCACCCCGACTTGCCATTCCAGTATTACCTTGACCTGATTTCAGGATTAAAAGAGCGTTTTCCCCAGGTACACCTGAAGGCCCTGACCATGGTTGAGATCGCTTTCCTGGCCAAGCGCGCCAAATTATCGATTGAAGAAACTTTGCGGCAGCTCAAGAATGCCGGCCTGGACTCACTGCCCGGCGGCGGCGCTGAGATCTTCAATGAGCGTGTGCGCCGTGTGATCTGCGACCATAAAATTGACGGCGACCAATGGCTTGACACGGCGCGCACAGCGCACAAGATCGGCCTCAAATCGAATGCGACCATGCTCTATGGCCACATTGAAAACGAAGAAGATCGCGCCGACCATCTGATCCGCCTGCGCACCCTTCAGGACGAGACTCACGGCTTCCAGACATTTATCCCGCTGGCTTTCCATCCAGCGAACACGCCGTTGCAGCACCTGTTTGTGACCACCGGAATGCTCGACCTGAAACAGATCGCCATCGGTCGCCTGGTGCTCGATAACTTCCCGCATATCAAGGCTTATTGGCAGATGCTTTCGCCCAAGATTGCCCAGATTTCACTACGCTTTGGCGCCGACGATATTGACGGCACTGTGATTGAAGAAAAAATCTATCACGACGCCGGCGCAACCACGCCGCAAGGTATGGTCCGCAAGGAACTGGAGCGCCTGATCCGCGAAGCCGGCCGGGAACCTGTCGAGCGCGACACCATGTATCGTCCGGTGACCAGGACTGAGACGTCGTTCACCATTTCCGTCTAA
- the purB gene encoding adenylosuccinate lyase: MIPRYTRPEMGRIWSDENKFRCWLKVEAAASLTLADAGIVPENAARAIAERGDFDLKRIHEIEAEVRHDVIAFTTAVAEKVGPEARWLHYGLTSNDVVDTAQALQIKEASRIIAEDLEQLKQVLARRAHEFEHTPTIGRTHGIHAEPTTFGLKLANWYAETVRNIERFQRTAEEMRVGKLSGAVGTFAHLEPEFEEKICERLGLNAAAISTQVIQRDRHAYYVATLATIASTLDKIATEIRHLQRTEVREAEEYFSEKQKGSSAMPHKRNPITCEQISGLARVVRANAQAAFENVALWHERDISHSSVERVILPDSTILVDYLLTKTIHLIDTLMVYPNRMLKNLESTGGLVFSGQLLLDLSEHGMAREDAYRLVQKHAMRAWKEDLNFRELVMNDAEITSRVPAKQIEQAFSIERQLRNVDKIFKRVFGKTS, encoded by the coding sequence TTGATTCCACGCTATACCCGTCCTGAGATGGGCCGTATCTGGAGTGATGAAAATAAATTCCGTTGCTGGCTAAAGGTTGAAGCTGCCGCCAGCCTTACCCTGGCCGATGCGGGGATTGTCCCTGAGAATGCCGCGCGGGCGATTGCCGAGCGCGGTGACTTTGACCTGAAACGAATCCATGAAATTGAAGCCGAGGTGCGGCATGACGTGATTGCCTTTACCACTGCCGTGGCGGAAAAAGTGGGCCCCGAGGCGCGCTGGCTGCATTACGGCCTTACGTCGAATGACGTGGTGGATACGGCGCAGGCGCTCCAGATCAAAGAGGCATCGCGGATTATCGCGGAAGACCTGGAGCAGTTAAAGCAAGTGCTGGCGCGACGCGCGCACGAGTTTGAGCACACGCCAACGATTGGCCGTACCCATGGCATCCATGCCGAGCCCACGACGTTTGGACTGAAGCTGGCCAACTGGTACGCCGAGACAGTACGCAACATCGAGCGGTTCCAGCGCACGGCGGAAGAGATGCGCGTGGGAAAACTCTCTGGCGCTGTGGGAACATTTGCGCATCTGGAGCCGGAGTTCGAAGAAAAAATTTGTGAGCGCCTGGGCCTGAACGCTGCCGCAATCTCAACGCAGGTGATCCAGCGCGACCGCCATGCCTATTACGTAGCCACGCTGGCGACAATCGCATCCACGCTGGACAAAATCGCCACTGAAATACGGCACTTGCAGCGGACAGAAGTCCGCGAGGCTGAAGAATATTTCAGCGAGAAGCAAAAAGGCTCTTCCGCCATGCCGCACAAGCGCAACCCGATCACCTGCGAGCAGATCAGCGGACTCGCGCGCGTGGTGCGGGCCAACGCGCAAGCCGCGTTTGAAAACGTGGCGCTCTGGCATGAACGCGATATCTCACATTCATCGGTCGAACGCGTGATCTTGCCGGATTCCACTATTCTTGTGGACTATCTGCTGACCAAGACCATCCATTTGATTGACACGTTGATGGTCTATCCCAACCGCATGCTCAAGAACCTGGAATCAACCGGTGGGCTGGTCTTTAGCGGGCAGCTGCTGCTGGATCTTTCTGAGCATGGCATGGCGCGTGAAGACGCTTATCGCCTGGTGCAGAAGCACGCAATGCGCGCATGGAAAGAAGATCTCAACTTCCGCGAACTGGTGATGAACGACGCGGAGATTACGTCGCGGGTTCCGGCAAAGCAGATTGAACAGGCGTTTTCAATCGAGCGGCAGTTGAGGAACGTGGACAAGATTTTTAAGAGGGTGTTTGGGAAAACCAGTTAG
- a CDS encoding MarR family transcriptional regulator, translating into MSKGKNLRPLTEPEYLALGEFRYQLRRFLRNMEESTRLLGANPQQYQLILAIKGLPKDMEPTITNLAERMQLNHNSMVELADRCEEHNLLRRTRPATDRRQVSLSITPDGETLLRKLGVAARQELRDAGPTLVEAILRLTGDGRARDAKTETRPRTGVTKKSGQ; encoded by the coding sequence ATGTCAAAGGGAAAAAATTTGCGTCCTCTCACTGAGCCGGAATATCTGGCGTTAGGGGAATTTCGTTATCAGTTGCGCCGGTTTCTCCGGAATATGGAGGAGTCCACGCGGCTTTTGGGGGCCAATCCTCAGCAATATCAATTGATTTTGGCCATTAAAGGGCTGCCCAAGGATATGGAGCCCACCATCACCAATCTGGCTGAGAGAATGCAGCTCAACCACAACAGCATGGTGGAACTGGCTGACCGCTGTGAGGAGCACAACCTGCTTCGCCGCACGCGTCCCGCCACAGATCGCCGCCAGGTTTCGCTTTCCATCACTCCCGATGGCGAAACGCTGCTGCGGAAGCTTGGCGTCGCGGCTCGCCAGGAACTGCGCGATGCAGGACCGACCCTGGTGGAAGCGATCCTTCGCCTGACCGGAGACGGCCGAGCCAGAGATGCAAAGACAGAGACACGGCCACGAACAGGAGTAACCAAGAAATCTGGACAATGA
- a CDS encoding chloride channel protein has product MKEPTQEKSSLAENLNIAPAGTLGDFTTTWRVLPISGLALVIGVLSAYVAVVLLKLIAFFTNVFFFHRLSTVPASPGDSHLGLWVILVPVIGGLVVGLMAKFGSDKIRGHGIPEAIEAILLRGAKVEPRLAVLKPVSTAISIGSGGPFGAEGPIIMTGGAFGSLIAQFFHLSSAERKTLLVAGAAAGMSATFAAPFASIMLAVELLLFEWKPRSFIPVALASITAAAARVHLLGGGPIFPVPAHEVVWAPAVLFGCLLAGLLSGGLSALLTQLVYAFEDAFLHLKGIHWMWWPAIGGLGIGIGGYFYPRALGVGYDVIQQVLQGNATVRLILGVLIVKCLIWSFSLGSGTSGGVLAPLLMMGGALGAVDALFLPHQGAGFWPLISMGAMLAGTMRSPLTGVIFAFELTGDYHSILPLLIACVSAHTFTVLVMKRSILTEKISRRGHHLSREYVVDPLEALAVEDVMRTNITAFPAESTIAELEAALAHNDNPRGQRVYPVINGDQHLLGVITRYDLLTAIENQRDGHHGNVQLSQVIAKAPIVAFPEEPLRLVVNRMAATGLTRFPVVTKNGGPKLVGLIGLQDLLKARELSVADELHRERILRLRLPPSLRWRRPAEKKLPRN; this is encoded by the coding sequence ATGAAAGAACCCACCCAGGAAAAGTCATCCCTCGCGGAAAATCTAAACATTGCACCAGCGGGAACGCTTGGAGATTTCACCACAACATGGCGAGTACTGCCGATCTCAGGGCTTGCCCTGGTTATTGGCGTCCTGTCTGCGTATGTTGCCGTCGTGCTGCTCAAGCTGATCGCCTTCTTCACCAACGTCTTTTTCTTTCATCGCCTGAGCACTGTGCCGGCTTCACCGGGTGACTCTCACCTGGGCCTCTGGGTAATTCTTGTGCCTGTGATTGGCGGGCTGGTTGTGGGGCTGATGGCCAAGTTTGGCTCGGACAAGATTCGTGGTCACGGCATCCCGGAGGCGATTGAGGCCATTCTTCTGCGAGGAGCCAAGGTGGAACCGCGCCTGGCTGTGCTCAAGCCCGTCTCCACGGCTATTTCCATCGGCTCTGGAGGACCGTTCGGCGCGGAAGGCCCAATTATCATGACGGGCGGTGCATTCGGCTCTCTCATCGCCCAATTCTTCCATCTTTCATCGGCTGAGCGAAAGACGCTTCTTGTAGCCGGCGCTGCGGCCGGCATGTCTGCTACGTTTGCCGCACCCTTTGCTTCCATCATGCTCGCAGTTGAGCTGCTATTGTTCGAATGGAAGCCACGTAGCTTTATTCCGGTTGCCCTGGCCAGCATCACGGCTGCGGCTGCCCGCGTGCACTTGCTGGGTGGCGGCCCAATTTTTCCCGTTCCAGCCCATGAAGTTGTGTGGGCGCCCGCCGTTCTCTTTGGTTGTTTGCTCGCGGGGTTGCTGAGCGGCGGCCTTTCCGCGCTACTTACGCAACTGGTCTATGCCTTTGAAGATGCATTTCTTCATCTCAAAGGAATCCACTGGATGTGGTGGCCGGCAATCGGAGGTTTGGGTATCGGCATTGGCGGTTATTTTTATCCTCGCGCGCTCGGCGTTGGTTATGACGTTATCCAGCAGGTCTTGCAGGGCAATGCCACCGTCAGGCTGATTCTGGGCGTTCTCATCGTTAAGTGCCTCATCTGGAGTTTTTCCCTGGGATCAGGGACATCCGGGGGCGTACTGGCTCCATTGCTCATGATGGGCGGCGCTCTGGGTGCTGTGGATGCGCTCTTCCTGCCGCATCAGGGAGCTGGTTTCTGGCCGCTCATCAGCATGGGCGCCATGCTGGCCGGGACGATGCGCTCACCTCTCACGGGTGTAATTTTTGCTTTCGAGCTTACCGGCGACTATCACTCCATACTGCCTCTGCTGATCGCCTGCGTCAGCGCGCATACCTTTACCGTACTGGTCATGAAGCGGTCCATCCTTACGGAAAAGATCAGCCGTCGCGGCCATCATCTTTCCCGCGAGTATGTGGTTGATCCTTTGGAAGCTCTCGCCGTGGAGGATGTAATGCGGACGAACATTACCGCCTTTCCGGCAGAGAGCACGATTGCTGAATTGGAAGCCGCTCTGGCCCACAATGACAATCCACGTGGCCAGCGCGTCTATCCTGTGATTAATGGCGATCAGCACCTGCTGGGCGTGATTACTCGCTATGATCTTCTCACTGCCATAGAAAACCAGCGTGATGGCCATCACGGGAATGTTCAGCTCTCGCAGGTAATAGCAAAAGCGCCAATCGTGGCATTTCCTGAAGAGCCTTTGCGTCTGGTGGTAAATCGCATGGCGGCGACAGGACTCACACGCTTTCCCGTGGTGACGAAAAATGGCGGCCCCAAGCTAGTAGGGCTGATCGGGTTGCAGGACCTGCTGAAGGCCCGCGAACTGTCCGTGGCCGATGAACTTCACCGCGAGCGCATTCTGCGCCTGCGCCTGCCTCCATCATTGCGTTGGAGACGGCCCGCGGAAAAGAAGCTGCCGCGCAATTAA
- a CDS encoding DinB family protein has protein sequence MQETVQEYTQRLLSYSEGKDPLRSQQAAPIKLAALLKGKTGKQLTRRPAPDKWSVAEIVAHLADAELAIAWRLRQVLTNNAVPIQPYDQDLWARTFNYARRDPRQSLVNFRTLREANIALLKSVPRKLWENYGVHAERGNETVNHVVKMVAGHDLNHLRQVEAILKNGKEKNGNNKKRA, from the coding sequence ATGCAGGAAACAGTTCAGGAGTACACCCAACGATTATTAAGTTACAGCGAAGGCAAAGATCCCTTGCGTTCGCAGCAGGCCGCACCCATCAAACTGGCTGCCCTGCTGAAAGGGAAGACCGGCAAACAATTGACGCGTCGGCCTGCGCCGGACAAATGGTCGGTAGCTGAAATCGTGGCCCACCTGGCCGATGCGGAACTCGCCATCGCCTGGCGGCTCCGTCAAGTCCTGACAAACAATGCGGTTCCTATCCAGCCTTATGATCAGGACTTGTGGGCGAGGACGTTTAATTATGCTCGCCGTGATCCGCGGCAATCGCTCGTGAATTTTCGTACCTTGCGCGAAGCCAACATTGCTCTGCTCAAATCAGTTCCGCGAAAGCTCTGGGAAAATTACGGCGTCCACGCGGAGCGCGGCAATGAAACCGTCAATCACGTCGTCAAGATGGTGGCAGGGCACGATCTGAACCATCTGCGGCAGGTGGAAGCAATTTTG